From a region of the Dickeya poaceiphila genome:
- a CDS encoding TIGR01212 family radical SAM protein (This family includes YhcC from E. coli K-12, an uncharacterized radical SAM protein.), whose protein sequence is MQLQKLINMFGGDLQRRYGEKIHKLTLHGGFSCPNRDGTLGRGGCTFCNVASFADEQMQQRSIAEQLAAQAGKVNRAHRYLAYFQAYTSTYAEVQVLASMYRQALTQADMVGLCVGTRPDCVPDTVLDLLADYREQGYEVWLELGLQSAHDRTLRRINRGHDFACYRQTAQRARARGLKVCSHLIAGLPGESDEHCLLTLQRVVEAGVDGIKLHPLHIVTGSVMAKAWGAGRLTALPLAHYVSIAGEMIRHTPPDIVYHRISASARRPTLLAPLWCENRWTGMVGIHDYLQQHGAQGSALGQPFQYSTN, encoded by the coding sequence ATGCAATTGCAAAAATTAATCAATATGTTTGGTGGTGATCTTCAGCGTCGCTATGGAGAAAAAATCCATAAATTGACGTTACACGGTGGATTTAGCTGTCCGAATCGTGACGGTACGCTGGGACGGGGTGGTTGTACTTTCTGCAATGTGGCGTCGTTTGCGGATGAACAGATGCAGCAGCGTAGCATCGCCGAGCAACTGGCCGCACAGGCAGGCAAGGTCAACCGCGCACATCGTTATCTGGCCTATTTTCAGGCTTATACCAGCACTTATGCCGAAGTTCAGGTGTTGGCATCGATGTACCGGCAGGCGTTGACGCAGGCCGATATGGTAGGGCTATGTGTGGGTACCAGGCCGGATTGCGTACCGGATACCGTGTTGGACCTGCTGGCCGACTATCGTGAGCAAGGGTACGAAGTCTGGCTGGAACTGGGGTTGCAAAGCGCCCATGACCGGACGTTGCGACGTATCAATCGCGGACATGATTTTGCCTGTTACCGGCAGACCGCTCAGCGCGCTCGCGCCAGAGGACTCAAGGTGTGCAGCCATCTGATAGCCGGTTTGCCCGGCGAGAGCGACGAACATTGCCTGTTGACGCTGCAACGGGTGGTGGAAGCTGGCGTGGACGGCATCAAGCTGCATCCGCTGCACATCGTGACCGGTAGCGTCATGGCGAAAGCCTGGGGAGCCGGTCGATTGACGGCGTTGCCGCTGGCACATTATGTGTCGATTGCCGGTGAGATGATTCGCCACACCCCGCCTGACATTGTCTATCACCGTATCTCCGCCAGCGCCCGGCGGCCAACGTTGCTGGCGCCATTGTGGTGCGAAAATCGCTGGACCGGTATGGTCGGCATTCATGATTACCTGCAACAG